A stretch of the Chitinophaga sp. Cy-1792 genome encodes the following:
- a CDS encoding erythromycin esterase family protein: MKYFILTIFSFFPAIIFAQSAPQIIHAICPDSTAFDDLAFLKNDLKNVNIIGLGEQSHGDGATFSAKVRLIKYLHEEQGFDVMAFESGAYDCKQANEAMEQGISAKEALFKAIFGIWDCKEVEQLASYMDACRKAGKPLLLIGFDCQFNGAYSRNELLNQLQSGIAGASEKAGKPIITDSIHFSAAIRKVVKFSNFFNKLPVSDTAVIAQTFDAWRNALSGDSLQWLNLMANIQIDYRRKFDGTFMRDSMMAQNMIFQEQVLKGRKIMLWAASKHLAFNLQSVSGKYFNGRSMGDYLKEKYIDNYYAMLFTSFEGKSKIGFLNIGVGKPADKGIEQWFHGFQQPYLYLNLHGRPGPDDAMGNSKVFGHKAMDMNLATMADGLFYIDKMLPISSRK, from the coding sequence ATGAAATATTTTATCCTCACCATTTTCTCTTTTTTTCCGGCAATCATTTTTGCACAGTCAGCACCACAAATAATACATGCCATATGTCCTGATAGTACTGCGTTTGATGACCTTGCATTTTTGAAAAATGATCTTAAAAATGTAAACATAATTGGACTGGGAGAACAAAGCCATGGTGACGGGGCTACATTTTCTGCTAAAGTCAGGCTGATAAAATATTTGCATGAGGAGCAGGGCTTTGATGTGATGGCCTTTGAAAGCGGTGCCTATGACTGCAAACAGGCAAACGAAGCCATGGAGCAGGGCATCTCGGCTAAAGAAGCGCTGTTTAAGGCCATATTTGGCATCTGGGATTGTAAGGAAGTGGAACAGCTGGCGTCGTATATGGATGCCTGTAGAAAAGCCGGTAAACCCTTACTGTTAATAGGTTTCGACTGTCAGTTTAATGGCGCCTATTCCAGGAATGAATTGCTGAATCAATTGCAAAGCGGCATTGCGGGTGCCAGTGAAAAGGCTGGCAAGCCAATAATTACGGATAGTATTCATTTTTCGGCGGCGATCAGAAAGGTGGTTAAATTTTCAAATTTCTTCAACAAACTCCCGGTGAGTGATACGGCGGTTATTGCCCAAACCTTTGATGCGTGGCGGAATGCATTGTCTGGCGATAGTCTGCAATGGCTGAATTTGATGGCGAATATTCAGATAGATTACAGGCGTAAGTTCGATGGAACGTTTATGCGTGATAGTATGATGGCGCAGAATATGATATTTCAGGAGCAGGTATTAAAAGGGCGTAAAATTATGCTGTGGGCGGCTTCCAAACATCTGGCCTTTAACCTGCAATCTGTATCTGGTAAGTATTTCAATGGCCGTTCTATGGGTGATTATTTAAAGGAAAAATATATAGATAATTATTATGCGATGTTATTTACTTCTTTTGAAGGAAAATCTAAGATTGGATTTTTGAATATTGGCGTGGGAAAGCCTGCTGATAAGGGAATAGAGCAATGGTTTCATGGCTTTCAGCAGCCGTATTTGTATCTGAATTTACACGGGCGGCCAGGCCCGGACGATGCGATGGGAAATAGTAAAGTCTTTGGCCATAAGGCAATGGACATGAATTTAGCTACTATGGCAGATGGATTATTTTATATAGATAAAATGTTGCCGATATCCTCCCGTAAATAA
- the fmt gene encoding methionyl-tRNA formyltransferase → MVKDLRIIFMGTPDFAVASLDILVKNGFNVVGVITAPDKPAGRGLQLQESAVKKYAVANNLKVLQPEKLKNPAFIAELRELKADLQVVVAFRMLPEIVWDMPAEGTINVHASLLPNYRGAAPINWAVINGEKVSGVTTFKLQHEIDTGDVLYSREVVIREDETAGELHDALMQTGAELLLDTVKAIAAGNTQPKPQADIPATDIKHAPKIFKETCQIKWEKSIGEVYNLVRGLSPYPAAWTTFQGKGLKIYKAHKENQQPAIAPGEFETDQKTYLKIAAADGFLVLDEIQLEGKKRMSVEEFLRGYRFQ, encoded by the coding sequence ATGGTTAAAGATCTGAGAATAATTTTCATGGGTACCCCGGATTTCGCCGTGGCCTCATTAGATATACTTGTAAAAAACGGCTTCAATGTAGTGGGCGTTATCACTGCACCGGATAAACCCGCCGGCAGAGGATTACAGCTACAGGAAAGCGCCGTGAAAAAATACGCGGTAGCTAACAACCTGAAGGTTTTACAACCCGAAAAACTGAAAAACCCTGCTTTTATAGCCGAATTACGCGAGCTGAAAGCCGACCTCCAGGTAGTGGTGGCTTTCCGTATGCTGCCGGAAATCGTATGGGATATGCCTGCTGAAGGGACTATCAACGTACATGCCTCCCTGTTACCAAATTACCGCGGCGCCGCCCCTATCAACTGGGCAGTGATCAATGGCGAGAAAGTCAGTGGTGTCACCACTTTCAAACTGCAGCATGAAATCGACACCGGCGATGTATTGTATAGTCGCGAAGTGGTGATCCGTGAAGATGAAACCGCCGGCGAACTGCATGATGCCCTCATGCAAACAGGAGCCGAGCTCCTGCTGGATACCGTTAAAGCCATCGCAGCAGGGAATACACAACCTAAACCACAGGCCGATATTCCTGCTACCGATATCAAACACGCACCCAAGATTTTCAAGGAAACCTGCCAGATCAAATGGGAAAAATCTATTGGCGAAGTGTATAACCTCGTTCGTGGATTAAGCCCCTACCCTGCCGCCTGGACCACCTTCCAGGGCAAAGGACTTAAAATCTACAAAGCACATAAAGAGAACCAACAACCTGCTATTGCACCAGGCGAGTTCGAAACAGACCAGAAAACGTACCTGAAAATAGCCGCAGCAGATGGTTTCCTTGTACTCGATGAAATTCAGCTGGAAGGCAAGAAGAGAATGAGTGTGGAAGAGTTCCTGAGAGGATATAGATTCCAGTAA
- a CDS encoding exo-beta-N-acetylmuramidase NamZ domain-containing protein, whose translation MKRILLITLLALTTCYYAQAQYATNIITGAAQISDWAPTLKNKRVALLVNQTATIGNTHLVDSLLKLHIKIQKIFSPEHGFRGNADAGEKVGNSTDAATGLTIVSLYGAHRKATKADLQDVDVIIFDIQDVGARFYTYISSLQEIMESAAENNKPLLVLDRPNPNGDYVDGPILDTAFKSFIGMQPIPVVHGMTVGEYARLLNGEGWLSKKVKCDLKVIPCKNYTHHTYYALPVAPSPNIPNMKAVNLYASLCFFEGTNISLGRGTSKPFQIFGAPSLPDKGFSFTPRSTPGAKNPPLKDSLCYGTDLSNAPETIPAKGRKLELKWLLEAYKEYPDKSRFFIPFFNKLAGNNILMQQIKSGLSETDIRKSWEPGLAQFKRIRAKYLLYEE comes from the coding sequence ATGAAACGGATACTACTGATTACTCTCCTGGCCCTCACAACCTGCTACTATGCGCAGGCACAATATGCCACCAACATTATCACCGGAGCCGCGCAGATCTCCGACTGGGCGCCTACGCTGAAAAACAAGCGGGTTGCACTGCTCGTTAACCAGACAGCCACCATAGGTAATACACACCTGGTCGACAGCCTGTTGAAACTACATATAAAAATTCAAAAAATATTCAGCCCGGAGCATGGCTTCAGAGGCAATGCCGACGCCGGTGAAAAAGTAGGCAACTCCACCGATGCCGCCACCGGACTCACCATCGTATCCCTGTATGGCGCCCATAGAAAAGCCACCAAAGCCGATCTCCAGGACGTGGACGTCATCATCTTCGATATCCAGGATGTAGGCGCCAGGTTCTATACCTACATTTCCTCCCTCCAGGAAATCATGGAATCCGCAGCGGAAAACAATAAGCCACTGCTGGTGCTCGACAGGCCCAATCCCAATGGCGACTATGTTGACGGCCCTATCCTTGATACCGCCTTCAAATCATTCATCGGAATGCAGCCCATCCCTGTTGTACACGGCATGACAGTAGGCGAATACGCCCGGCTCCTCAACGGCGAAGGCTGGCTGAGCAAAAAAGTAAAGTGCGACCTGAAAGTGATTCCTTGTAAAAACTATACCCACCATACCTATTATGCCCTGCCAGTGGCCCCTTCACCCAATATTCCGAATATGAAGGCGGTGAACCTCTATGCATCCCTCTGCTTCTTTGAGGGCACCAATATCAGCCTCGGACGCGGCACCAGCAAGCCTTTCCAGATCTTTGGCGCCCCCAGCCTGCCTGATAAAGGATTCTCTTTTACACCACGCAGCACGCCTGGCGCTAAAAATCCACCACTCAAAGATTCGCTCTGCTATGGCACCGATCTTTCCAACGCACCCGAAACAATTCCTGCCAAAGGCCGTAAACTGGAGCTCAAATGGCTCCTGGAAGCCTATAAGGAATATCCTGACAAATCAAGGTTCTTTATTCCTTTCTTCAATAAACTGGCCGGCAATAATATCCTGATGCAACAAATCAAAAGTGGCCTCAGCGAAACGGATATACGTAAATCCTGGGAGCCCGGCCTGGCGCAGTTTAAGCGCATCCGTGCGAAGTATTTGCTGTATGAGGAATAA
- a CDS encoding peptidylprolyl isomerase yields MQAVKNGDTIRVHYHGRLTNGTTFDSSEGRAPLEFKVGSGMVIKGFDNGVLDMKVGDKKTIHIPVDQAYGQKSPDFIIDFPKDNIPSELTPEIGMQLQMSSPEGQVIPVRVIAVGDTTITLDGNHPLAGEDLIFDLELVEIV; encoded by the coding sequence ATGCAAGCTGTTAAAAACGGGGATACAATTAGAGTGCACTACCATGGCCGTTTAACTAACGGTACTACCTTCGATTCTTCTGAAGGAAGAGCACCATTAGAGTTCAAGGTAGGCTCTGGTATGGTTATCAAAGGTTTTGACAATGGTGTGCTGGATATGAAAGTGGGCGACAAAAAAACCATACACATCCCTGTTGATCAGGCATATGGTCAGAAATCTCCTGATTTCATCATCGATTTCCCTAAAGACAACATCCCGTCTGAACTGACTCCTGAAATAGGTATGCAGCTGCAGATGAGCAGTCCTGAAGGACAGGTTATTCCTGTAAGAGTTATTGCTGTTGGTGACACTACTATCACTTTGGATGGTAACCACCCACTGGCTGGCGAAGACCTGATCTTCGATCTGGAACTGGTAGAGATTGTATAA
- a CDS encoding cysteine-rich CWC family protein, whose translation MPVNDLNTEICPRCGKTLVCDVGNITRCWCTEVVLSREERTYIGERFEGCLCPDCIKEIKAEIAVLHQQ comes from the coding sequence ATGCCTGTAAATGATCTGAATACTGAAATATGTCCCCGTTGCGGAAAGACGCTGGTCTGCGATGTGGGGAACATCACCAGATGCTGGTGTACGGAGGTCGTGCTTTCCCGTGAGGAAAGGACTTATATAGGTGAGCGCTTTGAAGGCTGCCTTTGTCCGGATTGTATAAAAGAGATTAAAGCGGAAATTGCTGTTTTGCACCAGCAGTAG
- the pepT gene encoding peptidase T — MFTNYKYTVDERFKRYVQIDTQSDPLSSSFPTTEKQKDLSRVLVKELLEMGITDAELDEHGYVYATIPANTDKNVPVICFCSHVDTSPDSSGTNVKPLVHHNYDGGDIHLPDDKSVIIRASEHPYLASKKGDDIITASGLTLLGADDKAGVAEIMDAASYLMTHPEVKHGAIRILFTPDEEVGRGVEKVNMQKLAANFGYTMDGGELGSLEDENFSADGAKIVVDGVSAHPGAAKNKLISAIKIVSEIVDALPKDSLSPETTDDREGFIHPVRISGTVEQAEIDFIIRDFETSALEMHENYLRRVMEKVLERYPGAKGVLRVKEQYRNMKEVLDNHPEVTAYAAEAIRRAGVQPLKMSIRGGTDGSRLSFMGLPCPNIFTGEMALHSKHEYVSIQDMQKAVQTIVYLAQVWEEKA, encoded by the coding sequence ATGTTTACAAATTATAAATATACCGTAGATGAGCGCTTTAAGCGTTACGTACAGATAGATACCCAGTCAGATCCACTGAGCAGCAGCTTCCCAACCACGGAGAAGCAGAAAGACCTGTCCAGGGTACTGGTGAAAGAGTTACTGGAGATGGGCATCACGGATGCTGAACTGGACGAACACGGCTATGTATATGCAACTATACCCGCCAATACCGATAAAAATGTACCGGTGATCTGCTTCTGCAGCCACGTAGATACCTCTCCCGACAGTAGCGGTACCAATGTGAAACCACTGGTTCACCATAACTATGATGGTGGTGATATTCACCTGCCAGACGATAAATCTGTTATCATCCGCGCCAGCGAACATCCTTACCTGGCCAGCAAAAAAGGTGATGATATCATCACTGCCAGCGGCCTCACACTGCTCGGCGCCGACGATAAAGCCGGCGTAGCTGAAATTATGGACGCTGCCAGCTACCTCATGACCCACCCGGAAGTGAAACACGGCGCTATCCGCATCCTCTTCACCCCTGATGAAGAAGTAGGTCGTGGCGTGGAAAAGGTAAACATGCAGAAACTGGCCGCTAACTTCGGTTATACCATGGATGGTGGCGAACTCGGCTCCCTCGAAGATGAAAATTTCTCCGCTGATGGCGCCAAAATCGTTGTCGACGGCGTCAGCGCTCACCCGGGCGCCGCTAAAAATAAACTCATCTCTGCCATCAAAATCGTCAGCGAAATCGTAGATGCGTTACCGAAAGACTCCCTCTCCCCGGAAACTACCGACGACAGAGAAGGATTTATCCACCCGGTTCGTATAAGCGGTACCGTAGAACAGGCCGAAATCGACTTTATTATACGTGATTTTGAAACTTCTGCCCTGGAAATGCACGAAAATTACCTTCGCCGCGTTATGGAGAAAGTACTGGAGCGTTATCCCGGCGCTAAAGGCGTATTACGCGTAAAAGAACAATACCGTAATATGAAAGAAGTCCTGGACAACCACCCCGAAGTAACGGCCTATGCTGCCGAAGCTATCCGCCGCGCAGGCGTACAGCCGCTGAAAATGAGTATCCGCGGCGGTACCGATGGCTCACGCTTATCGTTTATGGGACTGCCTTGCCCGAATATTTTTACCGGCGAAATGGCCCTCCACAGCAAACATGAGTACGTAAGCATCCAGGATATGCAAAAAGCTGTGCAGACAATTGTATATCTGGCACAGGTTTGGGAGGAGAAAGCATAA
- a CDS encoding MotA/TolQ/ExbB proton channel family protein, with protein MLLGLITLLQDSLLLPKADTVAQGVNAAAAAADKHISLLELLKNGGVLMIPLGLLSLIAVYVFVERWITISKAGKIDDNFMAMIRDQITNGNIQAARSLAKNTNSPIARMIDKGIQRIGKPIDVIEKSMENVGKLEVYRMEKNLVILSIVAGIAPMFGFLGTIAGMIQTFFNISITSDITLGTIAGGIYVKMITSATGLIIGIIAFIGYSFLNAQIDKVVNKMEMASSEFTDILQEPTR; from the coding sequence ATGTTGTTAGGACTTATCACGTTATTACAGGATTCTTTATTACTTCCCAAAGCAGATACCGTAGCGCAAGGCGTGAACGCTGCTGCAGCCGCTGCCGACAAACATATCAGTCTGCTGGAATTGTTGAAGAATGGTGGTGTGCTGATGATTCCCCTGGGTCTTTTGTCATTGATTGCCGTGTATGTTTTTGTGGAAAGATGGATCACAATCTCAAAAGCAGGGAAGATCGACGATAATTTTATGGCCATGATCCGTGACCAGATCACTAATGGCAATATCCAGGCGGCACGCTCGCTCGCCAAAAATACCAATAGTCCTATCGCAAGAATGATCGATAAAGGAATCCAACGTATCGGTAAACCAATCGATGTTATCGAAAAGTCTATGGAAAATGTTGGAAAACTGGAAGTTTACCGCATGGAGAAAAACCTCGTCATCCTCTCTATTGTGGCGGGTATCGCCCCAATGTTCGGGTTTCTCGGTACCATCGCCGGTATGATCCAGACCTTCTTCAATATCTCCATTACTTCCGATATCACACTGGGTACTATCGCCGGTGGTATCTACGTAAAAATGATTACTTCCGCAACTGGTCTGATCATCGGTATTATAGCCTTCATCGGTTATAGCTTCCTCAATGCCCAGATCGATAAAGTAGTTAATAAAATGGAAATGGCTTCTTCTGAATTCACGGATATTCTCCAGGAGCCAACCCGCTAA
- a CDS encoding biopolymer transporter ExbD — translation MNLRSRNRKHVEMDKSALNDILFILLLFFLIVSTLANPNVIKLALPKATSNTKSKQTVVVSINSNHEFFVGTNKIPFESLRQTLVPALSHETIDPTVVINAEKTVPIEDVVSVMEIARSIGAKVVLATAHKE, via the coding sequence ATGAATCTACGTAGTCGTAACCGTAAACATGTGGAAATGGACAAGTCAGCGTTGAACGATATCCTGTTCATCCTGCTGCTGTTCTTTCTCATCGTTTCCACACTGGCCAATCCAAATGTGATCAAGCTCGCCTTGCCAAAGGCTACCAGTAATACTAAGTCAAAGCAAACAGTGGTAGTAAGTATCAACAGCAATCACGAGTTTTTTGTAGGTACCAACAAAATACCTTTCGAATCTCTCCGGCAAACACTGGTACCTGCGCTTTCACATGAAACCATTGATCCTACAGTGGTGATAAATGCGGAAAAAACTGTTCCTATTGAAGATGTGGTAAGTGTCATGGAAATTGCCCGTTCTATCGGTGCAAAAGTAGTGCTGGCCACCGCTCACAAAGAATAA